aaattttgtatatgaCTCTTAAATAATTCATTGTACACATTTAAGTAGTGTTTAATTTTCAGTGTAATTTAAAAGTGAAGGCTGTCCTACAGCCATGCAACCCATAGACAGGTGAATGAAGTTTTCTGCTGCCATCCGGGGGGATGCGTTCAGCAAAACTTTTCATGCATATTCAACATCATTAGAAAGTCAGGACAAAGTAGCTGAAGGCAGCAAGGCAAGAGCCTTCGTGGAAAGTAAAACAAACCCGTTCGGGGCGCTAAAATGTAGGCTATAAATTATGTCATAGGTATAGTCGACCTTTCTCCACGAAGCTTCCTTTCTCTCTGTCTGCTGTAAGTGGGCTTGAAAGGAGTGCATTTATAAAGTTTTGAAAAGCGTCTTAATTGCAAAGCTGTTTAAAGATTCCTGGGAGAATTTAGTTTATTGTTCAAACTTGAAGCGATTTAAATGCTGCACAATTGTAGGCAATAATTTATGTCCCAATGAGGAATCCGTTGTTTTAATTCAGCTAcactaaaaatatacaaaatttatgatcatttgatttaatttgtcCTTAAGTTATCGATTTGGCTAATGGCTTTtggtatttttgtttgctttcttAGAGGCCAATGCATAATATTCCTCCAAagttaatatttgtttgtacctaaaatattatttaagccCTTTATATATTTGAAGAGTGATATAACGTTTTAATAAGTCTAAATACATATTGAAAACGAATGAAATTCGCCAGTCCTTGCGGCCTACATGAGCAGACAGCATCTTTTGGTCGATCTGGAGGAGCGGCGATGGTGAAGGACCATTGCACTTTCCATCATCCACGGTTTCCTCCAGTTGCGAATGTGCATCTACATCTACATCCCCCACAATTTCGGGCCCTTCCATTGCCTGGCTGGTTGTTGTGCTGCCAGCAATGGGATCATAGGCCTCGGCTCCTATGTTCATGGCCTGATGTTGGTCGAACTCCAGTTCCCCAACCTCATTCTCGCCAGGATCCAGGCTGTAATCGAAGCGAGGATTGGGCAcacgccgctgctgctgcgggcTAACCTCACGCCAGATGGAATCGTAGCGGGGTCCATAGGATAAGTTCTCCGACGAGGCCGTGCTCCAGCGGGTATACGGTGAAACTGGAAATACAGTTTtgattaataaagaaaataactaaTTGATTTTTCAGAATTCGGTCATACAAATGTACAATAGTTTATAAGACAAGACAAgcacattattaaaaaaaattataaagctaATTGCACTTAATAGTTAAAAAGACAAACGAAAATTTGTTATGTAATTtggatatattttattttataacactTGCTTtgcactaaaaaaatataataaattttgtttttattaaacatacaaaaatgaaatataaaaaatattatttcgtAATTCGGGGTTACAGATTTCCAATGTTATTTTAGCGACTAgagcaaaataatatatagaaATTACTAGCCACTGGAGAACACAATTATAGAATTTTCGAAGTAGATCAACAGAAaacgaaatatattttggtgttatgtattgtatttgtaaaattatcCAACCAAATGCACTCCGAGTGTATTTGGCTAAGTACTTACAGTCATCGAAGAGTCTTTTGGCCACCTGGCTGGCCTTGAAGTCGGGCACAAAAACAGGGGCGTTGGGGTTGAGGCGGTGGTCCAGCGTGCGACTGCCGGCGGTAATTTCCGGCAGCGGGC
This genomic stretch from Drosophila gunungcola strain Sukarami unplaced genomic scaffold, Dgunungcola_SK_2 000001F, whole genome shotgun sequence harbors:
- the LOC128261981 gene encoding LOW QUALITY PROTEIN: uncharacterized protein LOC128261981 (The sequence of the model RefSeq protein was modified relative to this genomic sequence to represent the inferred CDS: deleted 1 base in 1 codon), whose translation is MSKDINTASTSGFARELGGAHSTPAAPQSTPADTPPTRPLPEITAGSRTLDHRLNPNAPVFVPDFKASQVAKRLFDDFSPYTRWSTASSENLSYGPRYDSIWREVSPQQQRRVPNPRFDYSLDPGENEVGELEFDQHQAMNIGAEAYDPIAGSTTTSQAMEGPEIVGDVDVDAHSQLEETVDDGKCNGLHHRRSSRSTKRCCLLM